A single Ptiloglossa arizonensis isolate GNS036 chromosome 2, iyPtiAriz1_principal, whole genome shotgun sequence DNA region contains:
- the LOC143155222 gene encoding uncharacterized protein LOC143155222 — protein sequence MQHKYVHVYKVYVRLLSLTRNYNLTMWSIVNLAILLCYFGRSVAASYCYPDYCQNSTNLAPISGFQCLLTKVHRGRDCANLTFEGSSHRAPVDDTAKFNLRAYVFEKSQVKVTAFNLSITNANFHRLAIQYRNLLNESQLTCRHVELSGNKTHPAPKELYVSCPFSDDSYESVPYRLDYLVIGKTYNYSKQYIFNVPVHKFIGESVSIKEYTPFVYIDVSHAPLQSLHVQSLPEIYNVTKYRIWLINNNTDTNVFSTTCEQNVSYDFTGHTGVFYFKVSAIHPDCGENGCANSTTPFIIIQEPSHRLLIMIISTVWIPPAILCVLYLLYKWYRKGGLKGRRKTNCLLVYSPTRLTHINAMLELAKYLRNSNISVMVNVTDTTTKDTEDWCNGAFRSADVVLVATSPPPKKHAVSFIYQNNNDHFLRLVKENQFHKGKKYYVVQLPYCTLNDVPKETRHLKKFCLPKELPKLVKVIHKMQNARRIFVSDKEFLDSVKLAKLEILGEDTNMTKETRETENLLTSESGKVPDTGNSMATMSEGNLILRSYATDINNLNLLGESGEGEEIFARKSSPSNTGAFCVDELNL from the exons ACGAATTTAGCTCCTATATCCGGTTTCCAGTGTCTACTCACAAAAGTTCATAGGGGTAGAG ATTGCGCTAATCTTACCTTCGAAGGCTCGAGTCACAGAGCACCGGTAGACGACACAGCCAAATTTAATCTACGTGCTTACGTATTTGAGAAATCTCAAGTCAAAGTCACTGCGTTCAATTTAAGCATTACCAatgcaaattttcaca GATTAGCTATACAGTATCGAAATTTACTGAACGAAAGTCAGTTGACTTGTAGACACGTAGAACTTTCGGGGAACAAAACACATCCTGCCCCAAAGGAATTATACGTCTCCTGCCCGTTCTCCGACGATTCTTACGAATCTGTACCATATCGGTTGGATTATTTGGTTATAGGGAAAACATATAACTATAGCaaacaatatattttcaatgtacCTGTGCATAAATTTATCG GAGAAAGTGTAAGCATAAAAGAATACACACCCTTTGTATATATAGATGTATCCCACGCGCCTCTTCAGTCGTTACACGTTCAATCACTGCCAGAAATATATAACGTAACAAAGTATAGAATTTGGTTGATAAACAACAACACTGATACAAATGTTTTCTCAACAACGTGCGAACAAAATGTTTCGTACGACTTCACAGGGCATACGGGTGTGTTTTACTTCAAAGTCTCCGCCATACATCCAGACTGTGGGGAAAATGGATGCGCGAATAGTACCACACCTTTTATCATTATAC aaGAACCATCCCATCGTCTCCTCATTATGATTATCAGCACTGTATGGATACCACCAGCGATACTGTGCGTGCTTTATCTTCTTTACAAGTGGTACAGAAAGG GAGGATTAAAGGGGAGAAGAAAAACTAACTGTTTGTTAGTTTATTCACCTACGCGTTTGACACATATCAACGCGATGCTAGAACTAGCcaaatatttgagaaattcTAACATTTCCGTGATGGTCAATGTCACGGATACCACAACGAAA GATACCGAAGATTGGTGCAACGGTGCTTTTCGAAGCGCAGACGTCGTTCTTGTTGCAACTTCTCCACCGCCTAAAAAGCATGCCGTGTCGTTCATTTATCAAAATAACAATGATCATTTTTTACGATTAGTcaaagaaaatcaatttcataaagGAAAGAAGTATTACGTTGTGCAATTGCCATACTGCACACTGAACGATGTACCCAAGGAAACGAGACACTtgaagaaattttgtttgccGAAAGAGCTGCCTAAACTCGTAAAAGTCATTCATAAAATGCAAAACGCGAGAAGGATTTTCGTGTCCGACAAGGAGTTTTTAGATAGCGTGAAGTTAGCGAAATTGGAGATACTCGGGGAAGATACGAATATGACGAAAGAAACACGAGAAACCG AAAATCTTTTaacatccgaaagtggaaaagtACCAGACACGGGTAATTCCATGGCGACGATGTCGGAAGGTAATTTAATACTTCGGTCTTATGCTACGGATATCAATAACTTGAATTTGTTAGGAGAAAGCGGAGAGGGCGAAGAAATCTTCGCTCGTAAATCCTCGCCGAGCAACACTGGCGCGTTTTGCGTCGACGAATTAAACTtgtga